The Treponema phagedenis DNA segment GTTTGCCATGATTGAAGATAATGATATTCGGCAAACATTGGTAGACGAATTCGATATTCATCTCGAAGAGATGAAGGCATAAGGTGTAGCTATGTATAAAAATGATTTTCCGTTATTAGCGCGGAACCCAAAGATTCACTATTTGGATTCTGCTGCAACATCTCAGCGTCCGCAGGTAGTGCTTGACGGACTGCAAAAATATTTTACCGACGCAAACGGTAATGCGGGCAGGGGTTCTCACTCATTGGCGATTGCCTCTTCTCTTTTAGTTGAAGAAACACGAAAAAAAGTTACGGAGTTTATCGGTGCGAAAAATCCCGATGATATTGTCTTTACAAAAAACTGCACCGAGTCTTTAAACATTCTTGCCTATTGTTATGCTTTGCCCTTTCTGCAAAAAGATGATGAGATTCTTATTCCCGTTTCAAATCATCATGCAAACTTGGTTACTTGGCAATATGCAGCGGAGAAAACCGGAGCTAAGCTCAGGTTTGTATATTTACAAAAAGACGGCAGCATCGACATGCAGGATTTTTCCGCTAAACTTAACGAGCGCACAAAAATTGTTGCTCTTTCGGCGGTTGTAAACGCAACCGGAGCAGTAAACCCCGTGCAAGAAGTTGTGCGCAAAGCTCATGACGTTGGTGCGATTGCAATAGTAGATTCCGCACAGGCGATTATGCACGCTCCGCAAAACGTAAGCGAGCTTGATTGCGACTTCATGGTATTTTCCGGACATAAGTTTTTTTCCGCTTTCGGCGTAGGCGTGTTGTACGGCAAGGCCGCACTCTTAAAAAAAATGCCGCCATTTTTATACGGCGGAGAAATGATTGAATACGTAAGCGAAGAAAAAAGTGAGTACAAAGAAGCCCCGCACAAATATGAGGGCGGAACATTGGATTCAGCTGCAATCGTTTCGTTAAAGTATGCGATTGAGTATATTCAAAAAATCGGATATCAAAATATTGCAGCTGTTATCGGCGAAGTATACCGCTATGCACTTTCGGAATTTAAAAAACTTGACTTTATCGAAACTTATCATATGCAAGAAAAAAACAATGCCGGCATTATTGCTTTTAATGTCAAAGATGTACACTCGCATGACACTGCATATATTTTAAATGAGTATGGGGTGATGGTGCGAAGCGGGCACCATTGCACGCAGCCGCTTATGAACTATCTTGGAATAAACTCATGCTGCAGAGCAAGCATCAGTATTTATAATACAAGGGAAGATATTGATGTTATGGTTGAAGCTTTAAAAAAAGTACAGCAGGTGTTTAATAGTTGAGTTCGGCGGGCAAAAACTTTTGTACGCAGCGGCGCAATTACTGTCGCGCATAAATTTTTATCGGAGAAAATATGGAC contains these protein-coding regions:
- a CDS encoding SufS family cysteine desulfurase, whose translation is MYKNDFPLLARNPKIHYLDSAATSQRPQVVLDGLQKYFTDANGNAGRGSHSLAIASSLLVEETRKKVTEFIGAKNPDDIVFTKNCTESLNILAYCYALPFLQKDDEILIPVSNHHANLVTWQYAAEKTGAKLRFVYLQKDGSIDMQDFSAKLNERTKIVALSAVVNATGAVNPVQEVVRKAHDVGAIAIVDSAQAIMHAPQNVSELDCDFMVFSGHKFFSAFGVGVLYGKAALLKKMPPFLYGGEMIEYVSEEKSEYKEAPHKYEGGTLDSAAIVSLKYAIEYIQKIGYQNIAAVIGEVYRYALSEFKKLDFIETYHMQEKNNAGIIAFNVKDVHSHDTAYILNEYGVMVRSGHHCTQPLMNYLGINSCCRASISIYNTREDIDVMVEALKKVQQVFNS